From Staphylothermus hellenicus DSM 12710, a single genomic window includes:
- a CDS encoding ABC transporter permease translates to MPLSESIREFWFEIRRQKIGIAGLVLLVILIGLVVLFPVIANPADVEHWYDNEYWQERMLPKLAPPVWANALDPKPYPVTHDIPDNNIKITIKKYNLMTFDGYVKYMNETGKTQQIIKQFREKYNVNLTWSQLQQILQALWQKHVQQGQIGEVIYANLTYIFDLNSGKPPKDVLFRLRLNFGHILYNDLKQGVGVYIKRPDNITISLIPGYNYPTNPYDINQYAELGKKEILDLLKIPYTYIKVGNETRAFIKNDTDWFFILTEYASAARNYQQGLGIIQVLKPITSKAGVNLVPGQLVDFMKITFSKATPEIISGEPGVLKGTYKAEFLFLLRIKPNDVGKVNISITPVKARIMGAYGLLGTDNKARDLWSALTYGVRWALLIGLLTAFGAVMIGVIYGMTSGYSGGFTDVAMQRVAQVVYSLPVLPLLILLSYFVSRSIWILIVLLIAFGWVGLQFTVRSMVLQIREEPYIEAARALGASNLRILFKYVFPQLLPYAFASMALSVPGAILTEAGLSFLGLGDPDIVTWGKILYEANLGGAVLANAWWWVLPPGLMIAVTALTFVMIGMALERIVEPRLRTR, encoded by the coding sequence ATGCCGCTCTCAGAATCTATTAGAGAATTTTGGTTTGAGATTAGAAGACAAAAAATCGGTATAGCTGGATTAGTATTATTAGTTATCCTCATAGGATTAGTAGTATTATTCCCGGTTATTGCTAATCCAGCAGATGTAGAGCACTGGTATGATAATGAGTATTGGCAAGAAAGAATGCTACCTAAACTAGCCCCTCCAGTATGGGCTAATGCTTTAGATCCAAAGCCTTATCCGGTGACTCATGATATACCAGATAATAACATCAAGATCACAATCAAGAAATATAATTTGATGACGTTTGATGGATATGTTAAGTATATGAATGAAACAGGGAAAACACAGCAAATAATAAAACAGTTCAGAGAAAAATACAATGTTAATCTAACATGGAGCCAGCTGCAACAAATACTTCAAGCATTATGGCAAAAACATGTTCAGCAAGGCCAGATTGGCGAAGTAATATATGCGAATCTAACATATATCTTTGACTTGAACTCCGGTAAACCACCGAAAGATGTATTGTTTAGATTAAGACTAAACTTTGGACACATATTATATAATGATCTAAAACAAGGAGTCGGAGTATATATTAAGAGACCAGATAATATCACGATATCATTAATACCAGGCTATAACTATCCAACTAATCCATATGATATAAACCAATACGCTGAGCTCGGAAAGAAAGAGATCCTAGATCTATTAAAGATCCCATATACATATATTAAAGTAGGAAATGAAACAAGAGCATTCATAAAGAACGATACCGACTGGTTCTTCATCTTAACAGAATATGCAAGCGCAGCGAGAAACTATCAACAAGGATTGGGAATAATACAAGTCTTAAAACCGATAACAAGTAAGGCAGGTGTAAACCTTGTTCCTGGGCAGCTAGTTGATTTTATGAAAATAACGTTTTCCAAGGCAACACCTGAGATCATTAGTGGAGAGCCAGGTGTATTAAAAGGAACATATAAGGCAGAGTTTCTATTCCTCCTAAGAATAAAGCCTAATGATGTAGGTAAAGTTAACATATCAATAACTCCTGTAAAGGCAAGAATAATGGGTGCTTACGGGCTTCTAGGAACCGACAATAAGGCAAGAGATCTATGGTCTGCTTTAACTTATGGTGTTAGATGGGCTTTACTGATAGGTTTACTAACAGCATTTGGAGCAGTTATGATAGGCGTTATATATGGTATGACTTCAGGATATAGTGGAGGCTTTACTGATGTTGCAATGCAGAGAGTAGCGCAAGTAGTATATTCATTACCTGTCCTACCATTATTGATCCTATTATCATATTTCGTAAGCAGAAGTATATGGATACTCATAGTATTATTAATAGCGTTCGGATGGGTAGGTCTACAGTTTACGGTGCGTTCAATGGTTCTACAAATCAGAGAGGAACCATATATAGAGGCTGCTAGAGCACTCGGAGCCTCTAATTTAAGGATATTGTTCAAATATGTGTTCCCACAACTACTCCCATACGCATTTGCATCAATGGCTCTAAGCGTGCCAGGAGCGATTCTAACAGAGGCTGGTCTAAGCTTCCTTGGTCTTGGAGACCCAGATATAGTAACGTGGGGTAAAATACTCTATGAAGCCAATCTTGGTGGTGCAGTACTAGCAAACGCTTGGTGGTGGGTGCTTCCACCAGGATTAATGATTGCAGTAACAGCGCTAACATTTGTAATGATCGGTATGGCGTTGGAGAGAATTGTAGAGCCTAGGTTGAGGACAAGGTAA
- a CDS encoding ABC transporter ATP-binding protein, whose amino-acid sequence MAETTSINVYRPVPDDNTVLFVDNLRTWFPIRRSFTEVIKRAPRRYVHAVDGVSFKIEDGDVFGLAGESGCGKTTTGKTILRLVDPTSGIIGYRPRKRLLDEWKELGYEPPVIDKYGDIDIAKVPSKYLKPLRKEMQMIFQDPYGSLNPRATIYKILEEPLIIHRVGVTKDERIDIVARALEEVKLTPPEDFMYRYPHMLSGGQRQRVGIARALILQPRFIVADEPVSMLDVSIRAEILELMMELKKKMNLTYIFITHDLAVARYITNKLAIMYLGKIVEMGETRTILENPMHPYTKALIKAIPEPDPKNREKIREVPIKGEVPSAINIPPGCRFHPRCVSYDQHPELQKYCRSVEPPLIEIEKNHWVSCWLYGNPEEIIKMIRK is encoded by the coding sequence ATGGCTGAAACTACATCTATAAATGTATACAGGCCTGTTCCAGATGATAACACAGTACTATTTGTCGATAATTTGAGAACATGGTTTCCAATACGTAGAAGCTTCACAGAAGTTATAAAAAGAGCTCCTAGGAGATATGTTCACGCAGTAGACGGGGTATCGTTTAAGATTGAAGACGGAGATGTTTTCGGATTAGCTGGAGAATCGGGCTGTGGTAAAACAACAACCGGCAAGACTATTCTAAGACTTGTAGATCCAACCTCGGGTATTATAGGGTATCGTCCTAGAAAGAGATTACTTGATGAATGGAAAGAACTAGGTTATGAGCCCCCGGTTATTGATAAATATGGCGATATAGACATTGCCAAGGTCCCTTCAAAGTATCTGAAACCGCTTAGAAAAGAAATGCAAATGATATTCCAAGACCCTTATGGAAGCTTGAACCCTAGGGCAACAATTTATAAGATCCTTGAGGAACCGCTAATTATACACCGTGTTGGAGTAACTAAGGATGAAAGAATAGATATTGTTGCTAGAGCACTTGAAGAAGTCAAGCTCACCCCTCCCGAAGACTTCATGTATCGTTACCCCCATATGTTGTCTGGTGGTCAGAGACAACGTGTAGGTATTGCGAGAGCTCTAATTCTACAACCAAGATTCATAGTTGCAGATGAGCCTGTATCAATGCTAGATGTGTCTATTAGAGCAGAAATACTCGAGTTAATGATGGAATTAAAGAAAAAGATGAATCTCACATATATCTTCATAACACACGACCTAGCAGTTGCGAGATATATTACAAACAAATTAGCAATAATGTATCTAGGAAAAATAGTAGAAATGGGAGAAACACGCACAATACTTGAAAACCCAATGCATCCATACACAAAAGCATTAATCAAGGCAATACCTGAACCAGACCCTAAGAATAGGGAAAAAATAAGAGAGGTACCTATAAAGGGTGAAGTCCCAAGTGCAATTAATATACCTCCTGGCTGCAGATTCCATCCAAGATGTGTAAGTTACGATCAGCATCCAGAACTGCAGAAATACTGTAGATCAGTTGAGCCACCATTAATCGAGATCGAGAAGAATCACTGGGTCTCATGCTGGCTCTACGGAAACCCAGAGGAAATAATTAAAATGATAAGAAAATAG
- a CDS encoding peptide transporter: MIVNYKLLIGILALTILVLSFTPPITMAQTQGQPVTEIDWTTSTQEEPAILQVAQGKADVFAWSTPLYRYDAIDPQYRQNLKLIRSTTTYVDIALNPAANVIDPNAEGIVELADENLTGRQIPGLLVWDPPTNWVNWTDLGTNIPWSKVHFNPWGIREMRFALEFLIDRDLIVRKIYGGSATPALGAIRPSHPWYDHAKQIYEQLGLTPTGDKQKAQQIFLNALQKVKKIYQQYGMDLQLRDASDAPGGKWLYFVKPDGSEEIVTVHFVIRVEDERLYTGRQIADWIEKYFYIKVNRIEKERSVVTPVIYGTNPVTTSTALGGVVWSMYTEGWVSMGEDIDVWARYDTAFFYAPLRGYGPNHRVSAWWYWFNRTMYEKGVDLYYGTYTEETVDQLFDEIAWMLKAGVEQSIRIFVTENWEYTAANKDRVVSLIPGKATGFWTPWAIRTLTTTDGKLRIVEFSSSGALFMSAWNTVLGFTDVYSELMGRQIRDFAFYPRPDTGMPEPVRVQSFDVKRGNFTIPNDAYVYDPVQDKWVNTQNMNDQAADYFYGGKPTSAPVKLILNYKFGKWHDGSDITMADVLYWYGFYWEWSFDDSQVTNETDPYYDPEIDSAMSWIMGTIYGIKVLNSTTIEIYTPYDDVYKVLVAYQIALWPDVPWHVMAAAEHLIVNKITPPGSSYPFGWTDREGESVGISFIDPGHASKVKEALQTLQTENFIPPYISTFPGLTVNDASTRYTDAINFINTHGHAMISNGPFYVESYSPSTYELVMKYFKPYDNVYPKGYWTNKFKLVVPQLVDISVPEIVIGAFDVQATLKLVQIAPQYQELTPTGFIILASIYKPTENGTVKIGDVPEDVIVDQGGGVYKISFSNELVSQFFSESGTYYLVIVIQHPESGTAIVRSLELTVITAPPTTTTTTTTTTTTTTTTTTTTPPATTTTTTTTTTTTTTTTVPPTTTTTTTTTTTTTTVPPTTTTTTTAPAAGISATTWGIITTIIVIIIIGVVAWYYYAKKR; encoded by the coding sequence ATGATTGTGAATTATAAACTATTAATTGGAATCTTGGCGTTAACCATACTAGTATTATCATTTACTCCTCCAATTACAATGGCTCAAACTCAAGGACAACCAGTAACTGAGATTGATTGGACAACATCAACACAGGAAGAACCTGCAATATTGCAGGTTGCACAGGGAAAAGCTGATGTATTTGCTTGGTCAACGCCACTATACAGATATGATGCGATTGATCCACAGTATCGTCAAAACCTAAAACTAATTAGATCAACAACCACATATGTTGACATAGCATTAAACCCTGCTGCTAACGTGATTGACCCTAATGCAGAGGGTATTGTGGAGCTAGCTGATGAGAACTTGACAGGAAGACAAATACCCGGACTACTCGTATGGGATCCACCAACAAACTGGGTAAACTGGACAGATCTTGGAACGAATATTCCTTGGAGCAAAGTACACTTTAACCCATGGGGCATTCGCGAAATGAGGTTTGCTCTAGAATTCCTAATAGACAGAGACCTAATTGTTAGAAAGATCTATGGTGGAAGCGCTACACCTGCATTAGGAGCAATAAGGCCTAGCCATCCATGGTATGACCACGCTAAACAAATATATGAACAACTAGGATTAACACCAACTGGCGACAAACAAAAAGCACAACAAATCTTCTTGAATGCACTACAAAAAGTTAAGAAGATCTATCAGCAATACGGAATGGATCTTCAGTTAAGAGATGCCTCTGACGCGCCCGGAGGCAAATGGTTATACTTTGTAAAACCAGATGGCAGCGAAGAAATTGTCACAGTCCATTTCGTAATACGTGTAGAAGATGAGAGATTATATACCGGTAGACAAATCGCTGATTGGATCGAGAAATACTTCTACATAAAAGTTAACAGAATAGAGAAAGAGAGAAGCGTTGTAACACCAGTAATATATGGAACCAACCCGGTAACGACAAGTACTGCATTAGGCGGAGTAGTATGGAGCATGTATACTGAAGGATGGGTGAGCATGGGTGAGGACATCGATGTATGGGCAAGATATGATACAGCATTCTTCTATGCACCACTAAGAGGATATGGTCCAAACCACCGTGTAAGTGCTTGGTGGTACTGGTTTAACAGAACAATGTATGAAAAAGGAGTAGATCTATATTATGGTACATATACCGAGGAAACCGTAGACCAATTATTCGATGAGATCGCATGGATGCTTAAAGCAGGTGTTGAGCAGTCAATAAGAATATTCGTAACAGAGAACTGGGAATACACAGCTGCCAATAAGGATAGAGTAGTTTCTCTAATTCCAGGTAAGGCTACTGGATTCTGGACACCATGGGCTATAAGAACATTGACGACAACTGATGGAAAACTGAGGATAGTCGAGTTTTCATCATCTGGAGCATTATTCATGAGTGCATGGAACACGGTGCTAGGATTTACTGATGTGTACAGCGAGTTAATGGGTAGGCAAATAAGAGACTTCGCATTTTACCCCAGACCCGATACAGGCATGCCAGAGCCAGTACGTGTACAAAGCTTCGATGTTAAACGTGGAAACTTCACAATACCAAACGATGCCTACGTATATGATCCTGTGCAGGACAAGTGGGTTAACACGCAGAATATGAATGATCAGGCAGCCGACTACTTCTATGGCGGTAAGCCTACATCAGCACCTGTAAAGCTTATATTAAACTATAAGTTTGGTAAATGGCATGATGGATCAGATATAACAATGGCAGATGTCCTGTACTGGTATGGATTCTACTGGGAATGGAGCTTTGATGATTCACAAGTCACTAATGAAACTGATCCATACTATGATCCAGAAATAGATTCCGCCATGTCATGGATTATGGGCACTATTTATGGTATTAAGGTACTAAACAGCACCACTATTGAAATCTATACACCATACGATGACGTATATAAAGTATTGGTTGCATATCAGATTGCATTATGGCCTGATGTACCATGGCACGTGATGGCTGCTGCAGAGCATTTAATCGTGAACAAAATAACACCTCCAGGCTCATCCTATCCATTTGGATGGACTGATCGTGAAGGAGAAAGTGTTGGCATAAGCTTCATTGATCCAGGGCATGCCTCAAAAGTGAAGGAGGCATTACAAACTCTGCAAACAGAGAACTTTATACCACCATACATATCAACATTTCCAGGACTAACAGTCAATGATGCATCAACAAGATACACAGATGCAATCAACTTCATAAACACCCATGGCCATGCAATGATCAGCAATGGGCCATTCTACGTAGAATCTTACAGTCCATCCACTTATGAGCTAGTAATGAAATACTTCAAGCCATATGACAATGTATATCCGAAGGGATATTGGACCAATAAGTTCAAACTGGTAGTACCACAGCTAGTAGACATATCGGTTCCTGAAATAGTTATTGGCGCATTCGATGTACAAGCGACATTAAAGCTTGTACAGATAGCTCCACAATATCAGGAGTTAACACCAACAGGCTTCATCATATTGGCATCTATTTATAAACCAACGGAGAACGGAACAGTTAAGATAGGTGATGTCCCAGAAGATGTCATAGTTGACCAGGGCGGCGGTGTTTACAAGATCAGCTTCAGCAACGAACTAGTATCACAGTTCTTCAGCGAGTCAGGAACATATTACCTTGTCATAGTAATTCAGCATCCAGAATCTGGAACAGCAATAGTAAGATCACTAGAATTAACAGTTATTACAGCACCTCCAACTACAACAACTACCACAACAACTACTACGACTACAACAACTACAACAACAACCACAACACCTCCAGCAACAACTACAACCACGACTACGACTACTACCACGACCACTACTACAACTGTTCCACCAACTACTACGACCACGACTACTACAACTACAACCACAACAACAGTACCACCAACTACAACTACAACAACTACTGCACCAGCAGCAGGTATAAGTGCGACAACTTGGGGAATAATAACAACAATAATCGTGATCATAATAATAGGAGTAGTAGCATGGTACTACTACGCAAAAAAGAGATAA
- a CDS encoding glucodextranase DOMON-like domain-containing protein, producing MNYKYVSLILLAILVLSILTPSTIGIKNTTANTQNTMKKLVADMITWFSFNARPVAPGLTLVGELADPEGDDNGYGNITYPTNEVFQPGVFDMLKFGVYEDSDNVYFKVTVKNLGDNPWNGPNGFCLQHIQIYMLTTDDTLPKNTSTIGLNVEIWHGWNYVLLMVPGWDTAPVPKGQLSALYDATGKLLAVETLNNTIDVYLDPSDNNTIVANVSKSLLADVGNIKDWVFVVALAGYDGYAPYKVRSIKAGDPSEWEFGGGDPEAINAGVQPMIIDLLAPTAQDQYNMLSSYDAAANSMATVSGIKLSTGELITPTPTTTTTTTTTTTTTTTSPTTTSTTTTTTTTTVPPTTTTTTTTTATTTTTTTTSPPSTTTTTTPPPTTTTTTTTTTTTTTTVPPTTTTTPSPTTTTTTTTTTTTTTVPPTTTTTTTTTTTTTTVPPTTTTTTTTLPPTTTTTATTTTSTTTMTTPPSTTTTTTTTPTTTKTTTTTTATTTTTSSLPSPTITSPTTTSTTTTTTTTTVPPTTTTTTTPVAAGGGISATTWGVIITIIIIIIIGVWYYYARRR from the coding sequence ATGAATTATAAATATGTATCACTCATACTATTGGCCATACTAGTATTATCCATACTAACCCCCTCAACAATCGGAATCAAAAACACAACAGCTAATACCCAGAATACCATGAAGAAACTTGTTGCAGATATGATAACATGGTTTTCCTTTAACGCTAGGCCTGTTGCTCCAGGGCTTACACTTGTAGGAGAACTAGCTGATCCTGAGGGTGACGATAATGGTTATGGAAACATAACATATCCAACCAACGAAGTGTTCCAGCCCGGAGTCTTTGACATGTTAAAGTTTGGAGTATATGAGGATTCCGATAATGTTTACTTCAAGGTTACTGTTAAGAATCTTGGTGATAATCCGTGGAATGGCCCTAATGGGTTCTGTCTACAACACATACAGATCTATATGTTGACAACAGATGATACATTACCGAAGAACACCTCTACCATTGGCTTAAACGTTGAGATCTGGCATGGATGGAACTATGTATTATTAATGGTGCCAGGCTGGGATACTGCCCCAGTACCAAAGGGACAATTATCAGCACTATATGATGCAACAGGGAAACTACTAGCAGTTGAAACACTCAACAACACAATAGATGTCTATCTTGATCCATCAGACAATAACACTATAGTGGCCAATGTAAGCAAGTCCTTGCTCGCGGATGTAGGCAATATTAAGGATTGGGTATTCGTTGTAGCACTAGCAGGATACGATGGATACGCACCCTACAAGGTGAGAAGCATAAAAGCTGGAGACCCAAGTGAGTGGGAGTTCGGCGGCGGGGATCCTGAAGCGATTAATGCTGGTGTGCAGCCGATGATAATTGATCTTCTGGCACCAACAGCGCAAGACCAATACAACATGCTGTCAAGCTATGATGCAGCCGCCAACTCAATGGCCACAGTCAGCGGCATAAAACTATCAACCGGAGAACTAATAACACCAACACCAACCACTACCACTACCACAACCACTACGACCACCACGACAACAACATCCCCAACAACAACAAGCACAACGACTACTACAACGACAACAACTGTTCCACCAACTACTACAACAACTACAACAACAACGGCCACGACAACCACAACCACTACAACCTCTCCACCATCTACAACTACAACGACTACTCCGCCTCCAACTACAACTACCACCACTACCACGACCACGACAACTACTACAACTGTTCCACCAACCACCACTACTACTCCATCACCTACCACGACTACGACTACTACCACGACCACTACTACTACAACTGTTCCACCAACTACTACGACCACGACTACTACAACTACAACCACAACAACAGTACCACCAACTACAACTACAACAACTACGACCTTGCCACCAACCACAACAACCACAGCAACAACTACCACCTCAACTACTACAATGACCACTCCACCATCAACTACGACTACTACCACCACTACACCTACTACGACTAAAACTACTACCACAACAACGGCCACGACTACAACTACTTCATCACTACCTTCACCAACCATAACATCCCCAACAACAACAAGCACAACGACTACTACAACGACAACAACTGTTCCACCAACTACTACAACAACTACAACACCGGTAGCTGCAGGTGGAGGTATAAGTGCGACAACGTGGGGAGTAATAATAACAATAATCATAATCATAATAATAGGAGTATGGTACTACTACGCAAGAAGGAGATAA
- a CDS encoding ABC transporter permease — protein MAAGIGRVVVTTVINIVVVLVIVAIIMSTIFVIQADTYLKGLAKETYNLRARQLEEQMARTGASKQVIQQKLKLLNKTIWKSLGLTKPLHERILMYAWNAIIFNFTAFPIRQGVAYPGGGTNAAEVVFNALKATAILFTTATIIELAIAIYLGLQSAKRAGSVLDRTITGIALLSTSLPMWWVGIIMLLIFSYYLGWFPYAAKEVYTALAKLNPSSPFYVFDYIRTWLYYMTLPLITIVLVTFGGGAYIVRNIVLGTLREDFVMVARAKGLPERLVLYKHVLRAASPPIATMTALSLVGSLGGAIITETVFQWPGMGLTFWIAIQNGDSGVVMANTWITTFLFIVVIFTLDFIYMLLDPRVRVGRRQG, from the coding sequence ATGGCAGCTGGTATTGGGCGCGTAGTAGTTACTACCGTTATAAATATCGTAGTTGTTCTAGTCATAGTTGCCATAATTATGTCAACGATATTTGTGATCCAAGCAGATACTTATCTCAAGGGTTTAGCTAAAGAGACGTATAATTTGAGGGCTAGGCAATTAGAGGAACAAATGGCGAGAACAGGCGCGTCGAAGCAAGTGATACAACAAAAACTAAAGCTTCTAAATAAGACTATATGGAAAAGCCTAGGATTAACAAAGCCTTTACATGAGAGAATACTAATGTATGCATGGAATGCTATCATATTTAATTTTACAGCTTTCCCTATTAGGCAGGGAGTAGCGTATCCAGGTGGAGGTACTAATGCTGCAGAAGTGGTTTTCAACGCATTAAAAGCTACAGCAATACTATTCACTACGGCTACCATAATAGAATTAGCGATAGCTATTTATCTAGGCTTACAATCAGCTAAGCGTGCTGGAAGCGTCTTGGATAGGACAATAACAGGTATAGCATTGCTATCTACTAGTCTACCAATGTGGTGGGTAGGAATAATAATGTTGCTTATTTTCTCATATTATCTAGGATGGTTCCCATATGCTGCTAAAGAAGTATATACTGCGTTAGCAAAGCTTAATCCAAGCTCACCATTCTATGTCTTCGACTATATACGGACATGGCTATACTATATGACTCTACCACTAATCACAATTGTCCTCGTCACATTTGGTGGCGGAGCATACATTGTAAGAAACATAGTATTAGGGACTCTTAGAGAAGACTTTGTAATGGTTGCTAGAGCCAAGGGATTACCTGAAAGGCTTGTTTTATACAAGCATGTTTTAAGAGCAGCGAGCCCGCCTATAGCTACCATGACAGCATTATCCCTTGTAGGATCGCTTGGTGGCGCTATAATTACGGAAACAGTGTTTCAATGGCCTGGAATGGGTTTAACTTTCTGGATAGCAATACAAAACGGTGATTCAGGAGTAGTTATGGCGAATACATGGATAACAACATTCCTCTTCATCGTAGTTATATTTACTCTGGACTTCATCTATATGCTTCTAGATCCACGTGTAAGAGTAGGTAGGAGACAAGGATAA
- a CDS encoding SAM-dependent methyltransferase — translation MGRVPYIPSSYTAVRNAMELARVGPGDILYDLGAGDGRVVVEAAKRGALAVAVEIDPSFSALIRLRAREAGLDDKIIVLEDDFFNTYLGFATVIYQYLYPSISRELALKYSRELRKGTRIIAYNLPIPGWIPVKIYRFIDENGAITTHYLYVKGISDPSSWILRHETLPPINIEYVMNIVGD, via the coding sequence TTGGGTAGGGTACCATATATTCCAAGCTCTTATACAGCTGTTAGAAACGCTATGGAGTTAGCAAGGGTTGGTCCAGGGGATATATTGTATGATTTGGGTGCTGGTGATGGAAGAGTGGTGGTTGAAGCAGCAAAAAGAGGAGCATTAGCGGTAGCTGTTGAAATTGATCCTTCATTTTCAGCATTAATACGTTTGAGAGCCAGGGAGGCTGGGCTGGATGATAAGATTATAGTTTTAGAAGATGATTTCTTCAATACCTATCTAGGATTTGCAACTGTTATTTATCAGTATCTTTATCCCAGCATATCTAGAGAGCTAGCGTTGAAGTATAGTAGAGAATTAAGAAAAGGAACACGTATTATAGCTTATAATCTTCCAATCCCCGGTTGGATACCTGTTAAAATCTATAGGTTTATAGATGAGAACGGGGCTATCACGACACATTATCTGTATGTAAAGGGTATAAGTGATCCAAGTTCGTGGATTCTTAGGCACGAAACTCTACCTCCCATCAATATTGAATATGTGATGAATATTGTTGGAGATTAA
- a CDS encoding ABC transporter ATP-binding protein — protein sequence MAEKLLEVRHLKTYFYTTKGIVKAVDDVSFELNKGEVLGIAGESGCGKSTTAYSLIRLVPPPGRIVSGEIIFEGENILKLSDDAFRKKIRWKKISMVFQGAMNALNPVFTVGDQIAEVLMLHKGLTKKEAMEEVYKLLEMVGINRRRARSYPHELSGGMKQRVMIAMALALRPPLVIADEPTTALDVVVQAQIMNLLKKLQREQKMSIILITHDLSLIAEIADKVAVMYAGKIVEYGKAEQIYYNPQHPYTQGLLRSIPRIKGEISKLEWIPGTPPDLSAPPPGCRFAPRCKYVMDICRKEEPPIIEVEPGHYVSCWLHAKKSEG from the coding sequence TTGGCTGAAAAACTACTAGAGGTCCGCCACCTGAAAACATACTTTTACACAACAAAGGGTATTGTTAAAGCTGTTGACGACGTATCTTTTGAGCTCAATAAGGGAGAGGTATTAGGTATAGCTGGAGAATCTGGCTGTGGCAAGAGCACGACAGCTTATTCATTGATAAGACTAGTACCTCCGCCTGGGAGAATTGTTTCAGGCGAAATAATTTTTGAAGGAGAAAACATTTTAAAACTAAGCGATGACGCGTTCAGGAAAAAGATCAGGTGGAAAAAGATCAGTATGGTCTTTCAGGGAGCAATGAACGCTTTAAATCCCGTATTTACTGTTGGCGACCAAATAGCCGAGGTATTGATGCTTCATAAAGGATTAACCAAGAAGGAGGCTATGGAGGAGGTATATAAGTTATTGGAAATGGTTGGGATCAATCGTAGAAGGGCTCGGAGTTATCCTCACGAGTTATCTGGAGGTATGAAGCAACGTGTAATGATAGCTATGGCTCTAGCACTACGGCCACCCCTAGTAATAGCTGATGAGCCGACAACAGCATTAGACGTTGTAGTTCAAGCACAAATAATGAATTTATTGAAGAAGCTGCAGAGAGAACAAAAAATGTCAATTATACTTATCACGCACGATTTAAGCCTAATTGCGGAAATAGCTGATAAAGTTGCAGTCATGTATGCTGGAAAAATAGTTGAGTATGGAAAAGCCGAGCAAATCTATTATAATCCACAACACCCATATACACAGGGATTACTGCGAAGCATTCCTAGAATAAAAGGAGAAATATCAAAGCTGGAATGGATCCCGGGAACACCACCAGACTTATCAGCTCCTCCTCCAGGCTGTAGATTTGCTCCGAGATGCAAATATGTAATGGATATTTGTAGGAAAGAAGAACCACCAATAATTGAAGTCGAGCCAGGACATTATGTTTCATGTTGGCTTCACGCAAAAAAGTCTGAAGGGTGA